In Fundidesulfovibrio soli, a single genomic region encodes these proteins:
- a CDS encoding DUF429 domain-containing protein, which produces MRVALGLDAAWTPANPWGAALAVDGGDGWRLVLAAPDMAGFLAVPREGCAPGTRAGGGSEAAHGVEHGGAYGAGIGAGAGPGEGPGAVGARIRAAQAPEPKALLARCRELAGVEPQCVAVDMPIVPHGRVTGRREADNAVSRAFGGRKCATHSPTPERPGVLGEDFSQGLEGRGYRVAVAGCAPTGRDLLEVYPHPALLALTGERIRLPYKSSKTGKYWPDLPRAERVERLLGVWRAIREALAGRMEFAPGVLPPPDGTRLKAYEDMLDAAVCAWVGACYLDGAAVAYGDAGSAVWVPEGI; this is translated from the coding sequence GTGCGGGTCGCGCTGGGCCTGGACGCGGCCTGGACCCCGGCCAACCCCTGGGGCGCGGCCCTGGCCGTGGACGGCGGAGATGGCTGGCGGTTGGTGCTCGCCGCGCCGGACATGGCCGGGTTTCTGGCCGTACCCCGGGAGGGATGCGCGCCTGGAACAAGGGCGGGAGGCGGCTCAGAAGCCGCTCATGGAGTCGAGCATGGAGGTGCGTACGGAGCAGGCATAGGAGCTGGGGCCGGACCCGGAGAGGGGCCAGGCGCAGTGGGTGCGAGGATTCGCGCCGCCCAGGCCCCCGAGCCCAAGGCCCTGCTGGCGCGCTGCCGCGAACTGGCGGGCGTGGAGCCCCAGTGCGTGGCCGTGGACATGCCCATCGTGCCGCATGGGCGGGTGACGGGGCGCAGAGAGGCCGACAACGCCGTGTCCCGGGCCTTCGGGGGCCGCAAGTGCGCCACGCACAGCCCAACGCCGGAGCGCCCAGGCGTTCTGGGCGAGGATTTCAGCCAGGGCCTGGAGGGCCGAGGATATCGCGTCGCCGTGGCCGGATGCGCGCCCACGGGGCGCGACCTGCTGGAGGTCTACCCGCACCCGGCGCTGCTTGCGCTCACGGGGGAGCGGATTCGCCTGCCCTACAAGAGCTCGAAAACCGGGAAATACTGGCCGGACCTGCCGCGCGCGGAGCGGGTGGAGCGGCTGCTCGGCGTCTGGCGGGCCATCCGCGAGGCCCTGGCCGGGCGCATGGAGTTCGCCCCGGGCGTGCTGCCCCCGCCGGACGGAACGCGCCTCAAGGCGTATGAGGACATGCTCGACGCGGCGGTCTGCGCCTGGGTGGGGGCCTGCTACCTGGACGGAGCGGCCGTGGCTTACGGAGACGCGGGCTCAGCCGTGTGGGTTCCCGAGGGAATTTGA